AATATGTATCTTTTGCTGCAACAAAATAGTGCGGCAAACATCCAGGATATAAAAAATTCATATTCTCCAATATTAATTGAATATCTGGATCGCTTATTCCGCATCCTAGAAATATAAAAATATGTGTAAGCATCAAAGCATCTAATATACGATAAAATGATGCATACTTACAACGCGCCTCACTATATTGCCTGTGAGTAAAAATTATTTTTGATACGTCATCTATTGTTAAGCATGGATATTGCTTTCATGTTTTTCTCCTATATTCTAATTTATTCTTCTTCACTTTCTATCAATTTTTTCAGTTCCTCTTTGCTAGGAAGAACAGTTAAATACTTACTTGCAAATATCTGACTATTATCTTCCGGCAAAGTCATCTCAACCACAGCATCATTTTTATTTTTACAAAGCAAAACTCCCATCGTCGGATTTTCGTCTTCCAATTTCATTTTACGGTCATAATAATTCACATACATTTGCATCTGTCCTATATCCTGATGTTTTAATCGTCCTATTTTTAAATCAAAAAGCACAAAACACCGCAATAAACGATTAAAAAATACTAAATCCACTCTATAATGCTCATCTTCAAAAGTAAACCTTACCTGTCTTCCAACAA
This window of the Cloacibacillus sp. genome carries:
- a CDS encoding SIR2 family protein encodes the protein MDDVSKIIFTHRQYSEARCKYASFYRILDALMLTHIFIFLGCGISDPDIQLILENMNFLYPGCLPHYFVAAKDTYSKEIEQSLLHNRNLELLTYDNSDGTHQQLLNELKELIIKVEEKRGEISIKETW